In one Nitrososphaera viennensis EN76 genomic region, the following are encoded:
- a CDS encoding thioredoxin domain-containing protein produces MHDDHSHANSGSKPNKLVQETSPYLLQHAYNPVEWYAWGEEALERAKKEDKPIFLSVGYSACHWCHVMAHESFEDEETAKIMNEHFINIKVDREERPDIDDIYQRVCQLATGTGGWPLSVFLTPNQKPFYVGTYFPKEGRQYNLPGFKTILQQLAVAYKSKKNEVEMASAEFMDALSQTARDVATLPAGEAAKADIERSILDEAAMGLLQMGDTIYGGFGQAPKFPNASNLLFLLRYYDISGINRFRDFVVFTADKMAQGGIHDQLGGGFARYSTDQKWLVPHFEKMLYDNALLAQLYAELFQITKDGQHLAVLRKTLDFVIREMTHPEGGFYSAQDADSEGEEGKFYLWTKKEIREILQDQQLAIDAFCERYGVTEGGNFEFKNILNVRSSVASIAQRYGRTPDEITRIIEDSSARLFAAREKRVRPGRDEKVLTSWNGLMISGFAKGYAVTGDARYLDAAKSAVRFIESRLVSSSEEGRLMRTFKDGQSKLNAYLDDYAFYVSGLLDLFAVDSRPEYLEKAARYTEFMVKHFWDDKEGNLFFTSDDHEQLIVRTKSFYDLAIPSGNSVAASNLLRLYHYTQNNGYLDKAIRIMKSGARPAAENPFGFGQLLIAIYLYVKKPVEVTVIGKGGSMSGWLKGQFLPDGITAFVSEEKDLPALQKYTFFQGRNAEKGETAFVCRNFTCSLPITTEKELARQLGRR; encoded by the coding sequence ATGCACGATGATCATTCTCATGCTAACAGCGGCAGTAAACCAAACAAGCTTGTACAAGAGACCAGCCCGTACCTATTGCAGCATGCCTACAACCCTGTCGAGTGGTACGCGTGGGGGGAAGAAGCTTTAGAGCGCGCAAAGAAGGAGGACAAGCCCATCTTTCTGAGCGTCGGCTACAGCGCGTGCCACTGGTGCCACGTGATGGCCCACGAGTCGTTTGAGGATGAGGAGACTGCCAAGATAATGAACGAACATTTCATCAACATCAAGGTCGACAGGGAGGAGCGCCCGGACATTGACGATATTTACCAGCGCGTGTGCCAGCTTGCGACGGGCACGGGCGGCTGGCCGCTCTCGGTCTTTTTGACACCAAACCAAAAGCCGTTCTACGTCGGGACATATTTCCCAAAAGAAGGCAGGCAGTACAACCTGCCAGGCTTCAAGACCATCCTGCAGCAGCTGGCAGTGGCCTACAAGAGTAAAAAGAACGAGGTAGAAATGGCAAGTGCCGAGTTCATGGACGCGCTGTCGCAGACGGCACGCGATGTCGCCACCCTGCCCGCGGGTGAGGCAGCCAAGGCAGACATCGAGCGCTCGATACTGGACGAGGCGGCCATGGGACTGCTGCAGATGGGCGACACGATTTATGGCGGGTTTGGCCAGGCGCCCAAGTTCCCAAACGCGTCGAACCTGCTTTTCCTCTTGCGCTACTACGACATTTCCGGCATCAACCGCTTTCGCGATTTTGTAGTGTTCACGGCAGACAAGATGGCGCAGGGAGGCATACACGACCAGCTTGGCGGAGGCTTCGCGCGCTACTCGACTGACCAGAAATGGCTCGTCCCGCACTTTGAAAAGATGCTGTACGACAACGCGCTCCTTGCGCAGCTGTATGCCGAGCTGTTCCAGATAACCAAGGACGGGCAGCACCTTGCCGTCCTGAGAAAGACGCTTGACTTTGTCATCCGCGAGATGACCCACCCGGAGGGCGGGTTCTACTCGGCACAGGACGCCGACTCGGAAGGCGAAGAGGGCAAGTTCTACCTGTGGACCAAAAAAGAGATCCGGGAAATCCTGCAGGACCAGCAGCTTGCAATCGACGCGTTTTGCGAGCGCTATGGTGTAACTGAGGGAGGCAACTTTGAGTTCAAGAACATACTCAACGTCAGGTCGTCTGTCGCAAGCATTGCGCAGAGGTATGGCAGGACGCCGGACGAGATAACAAGGATAATCGAGGATTCATCTGCCAGGCTGTTTGCAGCCCGCGAAAAGCGCGTCAGGCCGGGCAGGGACGAAAAGGTCCTGACTTCGTGGAACGGCCTGATGATATCAGGTTTTGCAAAGGGCTATGCAGTCACTGGTGACGCGCGGTACCTCGACGCGGCCAAAAGCGCGGTCAGGTTCATCGAAAGCAGGCTTGTGTCGTCGTCAGAGGAGGGCAGGCTGATGCGCACATTCAAGGATGGCCAGTCAAAGCTGAACGCGTACCTTGACGACTATGCATTTTACGTGTCAGGGCTTTTGGACCTGTTCGCGGTCGATTCCAGGCCAGAGTATCTGGAAAAGGCGGCAAGATACACGGAATTCATGGTCAAGCACTTTTGGGACGACAAAGAGGGCAACTTGTTCTTTACCTCTGACGACCACGAGCAGCTGATCGTGCGCACCAAGAGCTTTTACGACCTCGCAATCCCGTCTGGCAACTCTGTTGCAGCGTCAAACCTCCTCAGGCTGTACCACTACACGCAGAACAACGGCTACCTCGACAAGGCGATCCGCATAATGAAGTCAGGGGCGAGGCCGGCCGCGGAAAACCCGTTTGGCTTTGGGCAGCTTTTGATTGCGATATACCTGTACGTGAAAAAGCCGGTCGAAGTGACCGTCATCGGCAAGGGCGGCAGCATGTCAGGGTGGCTAAAGGGACAGTTCCTGCCTGACGGCATCACCGCGTTTGTGTCAGAGGAAAAGGACCTGCCGGCCCTGCAGAAATACACGTTCTTCCAGGGCAGGAACGCCGAAAAGGGCGAGACGGCGTTTGTGTGCAGGAACTTTACTTGTTCGCTGCCGATAACGACCGAAAAAGAGCTGGCGCGCCAGCTTGGCAGGCGCTAG
- a CDS encoding pyridoxamine 5'-phosphate oxidase family protein, giving the protein MQLVKKFEIKSRDKIVDFLNGQPVGRVASIDKHGYPQVIPMNFVWAEGAVYMHSHPMGEKLENMLRNPKVGFEVDQHVCFLPSYYFHPTDASQADTLYISVVIKGRAVLVSDGEEKARALNALMEKYQKEGRYEPLAAEMPVVHEVAIIKVIPDDMRGKYKIGQHWSRPYRLKMAQNIIEREGLENAKPILAIMGIEVKNGAPEVASEPEM; this is encoded by the coding sequence ATGCAGCTGGTCAAAAAATTCGAGATAAAATCAAGAGACAAGATTGTTGACTTTCTAAACGGCCAGCCGGTGGGCAGGGTGGCCTCCATAGACAAGCACGGCTACCCCCAGGTGATCCCGATGAACTTTGTGTGGGCGGAAGGCGCGGTGTACATGCACTCGCACCCGATGGGCGAAAAGCTGGAGAACATGCTGCGCAACCCCAAGGTCGGCTTTGAGGTTGACCAGCACGTGTGCTTTTTGCCGTCGTACTATTTCCATCCGACCGACGCGTCGCAGGCTGACACGCTCTACATTTCAGTGGTGATAAAGGGCAGGGCAGTTCTTGTCAGCGACGGCGAAGAGAAGGCAAGGGCGCTCAACGCGCTTATGGAGAAGTACCAGAAGGAAGGGAGGTACGAACCCCTTGCTGCAGAAATGCCGGTGGTGCACGAAGTTGCCATAATCAAGGTAATCCCCGACGATATGCGCGGCAAGTACAAGATAGGACAGCACTGGTCGCGGCCCTACCGGCTAAAGATGGCGCAGAACATAATCGAGCGCGAGGGGCTTGAAAATGCAAAACCCATACTGGCGATAATGGGCATCGAGGTCAAAAACGGCGCGCCGGAGGTAGCAAGCGAGCCGGAGATGTGA
- a CDS encoding winged helix-turn-helix domain-containing protein, which yields MKYRSRMDIAAAILEIAQGGAIKTRIMYKAFLSFPQLKEYLELLQDGGLLDYVAEEKEYYTTEKGRQFLKMYKDVGQMIFPGARKKKIPA from the coding sequence GTGAAGTATCGTAGCAGGATGGACATAGCTGCCGCAATACTAGAAATAGCACAGGGCGGCGCAATAAAGACGAGGATAATGTACAAGGCATTCCTGTCGTTCCCGCAGCTAAAAGAATACCTTGAGCTTTTGCAGGACGGCGGGCTCCTTGACTATGTGGCCGAGGAAAAAGAGTACTACACAACGGAAAAGGGCAGGCAGTTTCTAAAGATGTACAAGGACGTCGGGCAGATGATCTTCCCCGGCGCCAGAAAGAAAAAGATCCCGGCCTAG
- a CDS encoding PadR family transcriptional regulator encodes MISEWLARVGSSIPRGFSRHYILTLLKEKPMTGKEIIDKAIAQTEGRWKPSPGLIYPLLGRLLDDGLVSENDDGRYSITSKGLAIINDLETLNGIVHRQLDAMLRVGTIGAAVATDLVDRVITIGTAIGSHADVLSKEERGRYRQFLLSELKKLDEQESRTSGRVQKIDVE; translated from the coding sequence ATGATAAGCGAATGGCTCGCACGCGTTGGAAGCTCTATACCGAGGGGATTTTCCCGCCACTATATCCTGACCCTCCTGAAGGAAAAGCCGATGACCGGAAAAGAGATAATCGACAAGGCGATAGCGCAGACGGAAGGGCGCTGGAAGCCGTCGCCAGGCCTCATCTATCCGCTACTTGGCAGGCTCCTTGACGACGGGCTCGTGTCCGAAAACGACGACGGCAGGTATTCAATAACCTCAAAGGGGCTTGCGATCATCAACGACCTTGAAACTCTAAACGGCATCGTGCACAGGCAGCTGGACGCGATGCTCCGCGTTGGGACCATCGGCGCGGCAGTCGCGACCGACCTTGTAGACCGCGTCATCACGATAGGCACTGCAATAGGCTCGCACGCTGACGTCCTGTCAAAGGAGGAGCGCGGCAGGTACCGCCAGTTCCTGCTTTCAGAGCTGAAAAAGCTCGACGAGCAGGAATCACGTACCTCTGGCCGCGTACAAAAGATAGATGTGGAGTAG
- a CDS encoding RidA family protein encodes MAISKEAKSLGMSWEKEYGYSQAVKVDNTIYVSGQVSHDDKGNIVGLQNMELQMRQAYANVEKVLAQYGATMDSIVDEILFVTDMDAAFAARVKCRQEVFSGNPVLASTIVQVQRLAFPELMVEIRCICKL; translated from the coding sequence ATGGCAATTAGTAAAGAGGCCAAGTCCCTTGGTATGTCTTGGGAGAAAGAGTATGGCTACTCTCAAGCAGTCAAAGTTGACAATACCATCTATGTCTCCGGGCAGGTGAGCCACGATGACAAGGGCAATATCGTCGGTCTGCAAAATATGGAATTGCAGATGCGCCAAGCCTACGCGAACGTCGAGAAGGTGCTTGCGCAGTACGGAGCAACAATGGACAGCATCGTAGATGAGATACTCTTCGTGACAGACATGGATGCAGCCTTTGCTGCAAGGGTTAAGTGCCGACAGGAGGTCTTTTCTGGCAACCCTGTGCTAGCAAGCACCATTGTGCAAGTCCAGCGTCTAGCTTTCCCCGAGCTTATGGTCGAGATCAGGTGTATTTGCAAACTGTAA
- a CDS encoding MEDS domain-containing protein: MANMRNYPTITVSPKSKPIQSIKKIVAEHLGTENARLRFNRVNDFMDNVVGFDTSFSCRHILLVYEEIESARQIEMRYLKSRLQKGETCMCLAHSDNTEEGHGTESNMMRAEMIDSGIDIDNLEKTGQLAIITVPNSGSLKILDGNPKSVNAMYLELVEKMFGGKKPPFGGFGLVASEHDLRKPEGLAMQLQLERLGKKGFENFVGTWICPYVVDDLYESLDKEWMRELLLCHDAVICVRRDFSAIALNLVPSNSTSFSSGTIRTALYKLEPSLGRATIEAIQQDMENYGMPLDDDHVLYTIADIELAMRRIFGAEGGVLIMERLRRILIS, from the coding sequence ATGGCCAACATGAGAAATTATCCCACTATCACTGTTTCACCAAAATCAAAGCCAATTCAGAGCATCAAAAAAATTGTCGCCGAACATTTAGGCACAGAAAACGCACGGCTAAGGTTCAATCGGGTTAATGACTTTATGGACAACGTCGTTGGTTTTGACACTTCTTTTTCATGCAGGCACATTTTGCTTGTGTATGAAGAAATAGAGTCAGCCAGACAAATCGAAATGCGATATCTAAAAAGCCGATTGCAGAAAGGGGAAACTTGCATGTGTCTAGCACACAGCGACAATACGGAAGAAGGTCATGGTACTGAGAGTAACATGATGCGAGCTGAAATGATAGACAGTGGAATTGATATTGACAATTTGGAAAAGACAGGTCAACTTGCAATAATAACAGTGCCAAATTCAGGGTCCCTCAAAATATTGGATGGCAACCCGAAATCTGTTAATGCAATGTACCTTGAATTGGTAGAAAAAATGTTTGGAGGCAAGAAGCCTCCTTTTGGAGGCTTTGGGCTTGTCGCCTCAGAACATGACTTGAGAAAACCGGAAGGTTTAGCCATGCAACTTCAATTAGAGCGATTAGGCAAGAAGGGATTTGAGAATTTTGTTGGAACTTGGATATGTCCGTATGTTGTTGACGACTTGTACGAAAGTCTTGATAAGGAATGGATGCGAGAGCTACTCCTTTGTCACGATGCAGTCATCTGTGTAAGAAGAGACTTTAGCGCTATTGCTTTGAATCTAGTGCCTTCCAATTCCACCTCTTTTTCAAGCGGGACTATACGCACCGCGCTATACAAGCTCGAACCGTCTTTGGGCAGAGCTACCATTGAGGCAATACAACAAGATATGGAGAATTATGGAATGCCGCTTGATGATGACCATGTACTGTACACGATTGCAGACATTGAACTTGCGATGAGAAGGATATTTGGAGCAGAGGGCGGCGTATTGATAATGGAGCGACTCAGGAGAATTTTAATTTCCTAA
- a CDS encoding DUF4396 domain-containing protein: MQERHNVHAHHHGGGSLRWATAKHALRCLIGCNIGEGTGAAIGFLLGWDMALTLALAVGLAFAVGYAFTMIPMLRTMPWKQAAKVTVIGDTASISAMEVTENLLAFMIPGFMMATLADAIFWLGLGIILPAGFAVSYPAMYWAMKREQQKKGGSMQQAHQHNHH, encoded by the coding sequence ATGCAGGAACGTCATAATGTACACGCGCACCATCACGGTGGCGGCAGCCTGAGGTGGGCAACTGCCAAGCACGCGCTCAGGTGCCTGATAGGATGCAACATAGGCGAAGGCACCGGGGCTGCGATAGGCTTTCTTCTTGGCTGGGACATGGCTTTGACTCTTGCGCTGGCCGTCGGGCTTGCGTTTGCAGTCGGGTATGCCTTTACCATGATACCCATGCTCAGGACGATGCCTTGGAAGCAGGCCGCAAAAGTCACAGTCATTGGCGACACTGCAAGCATCTCAGCGATGGAAGTCACCGAGAACCTGCTTGCCTTCATGATACCGGGCTTTATGATGGCCACACTCGCCGACGCGATATTCTGGCTCGGACTGGGGATAATACTGCCAGCAGGTTTTGCGGTATCCTATCCTGCCATGTACTGGGCCATGAAGCGCGAACAGCAAAAGAAAGGAGGGTCGATGCAGCAGGCACATCAGCATAACCACCACTGA
- a CDS encoding cation:proton antiporter: MAVEAAFLHVMISLGILLFAAKIFAELFARIKLPFVLGELVAGIIVGPFALGGLVMFQDRPLVDLDETVRTIGEMSAVVILFIAGLEITPREFLRGGASAFTVGAIGVVVPFFLGYFVFLQFGLAALESMLIATALTATSIAISVQVLTELGRMRAREARLILGAAIVDDILAIAVLSVVTTMVQTGNTAPEITEIVFLILKILGIFAALLVGAIFLIPRLLHVERLWKSRGSIEGIATAAFFAAAGIAAFVGLSPIVGAFAVGMAIASTRVIHRIEEYVDKLQIIFAPLFFAIIGAQVDLRGVNAEVMLIAGAMIAVAIGSKMAGCGLPAMLFLKNRNKSMKVGIGMISRGEVGLIVAGVGVSSGALTGNIYTAIIIMVAATTIITPIWLKSAYRKDPPEPATVAEQKAE; the protein is encoded by the coding sequence TTGGCAGTCGAAGCCGCGTTTCTGCACGTCATGATCTCGCTTGGCATACTGCTCTTTGCGGCCAAGATATTTGCCGAGCTGTTTGCGCGCATAAAGTTGCCGTTCGTGCTCGGCGAGCTCGTGGCAGGCATCATCGTGGGGCCGTTTGCACTTGGCGGGCTTGTCATGTTCCAGGACAGGCCGCTTGTGGACCTTGACGAGACTGTGAGGACTATTGGCGAAATGTCTGCAGTCGTCATACTGTTCATCGCAGGCTTAGAGATAACGCCGAGGGAATTTCTGAGGGGTGGCGCGTCTGCTTTTACCGTGGGCGCGATAGGCGTCGTGGTGCCGTTCTTCCTCGGCTACTTTGTGTTCCTGCAGTTTGGCCTTGCCGCGCTAGAGTCGATGCTTATTGCTACTGCGCTCACCGCCACCAGCATCGCAATCTCTGTCCAGGTGCTGACGGAGCTTGGCCGGATGCGGGCAAGGGAGGCCCGGCTGATACTTGGCGCGGCCATAGTCGACGACATACTTGCCATAGCCGTGCTTTCCGTGGTGACTACGATGGTGCAGACTGGCAACACTGCGCCAGAGATAACCGAGATTGTGTTTCTGATACTAAAGATCCTCGGAATATTTGCTGCCCTACTTGTGGGCGCGATTTTCCTGATACCGCGGCTCTTGCACGTTGAAAGGCTGTGGAAGTCCAGGGGGAGCATTGAGGGTATCGCCACGGCCGCGTTCTTTGCAGCCGCCGGCATCGCCGCGTTCGTTGGCCTGTCGCCAATCGTGGGCGCCTTTGCCGTGGGCATGGCCATCGCAAGCACGCGAGTAATCCACAGGATAGAAGAGTACGTCGACAAGCTGCAGATCATTTTTGCGCCACTGTTTTTTGCGATCATTGGCGCGCAGGTTGACCTCAGGGGCGTAAACGCGGAGGTGATGCTTATCGCAGGCGCTATGATAGCGGTGGCAATAGGATCAAAGATGGCTGGATGCGGCCTGCCTGCCATGCTGTTTCTGAAAAACCGCAACAAGTCTATGAAGGTGGGAATAGGCATGATATCGCGGGGCGAAGTCGGGCTCATCGTGGCAGGGGTCGGCGTGTCCTCCGGCGCGCTCACCGGCAACATCTACACCGCGATAATCATCATGGTCGCCGCGACCACGATAATCACGCCGATATGGCTAAAGTCGGCGTACCGCAAGGACCCGCCCGAGCCGGCTACGGTGGCCGAGCAAAAAGCAGAGTAG
- a CDS encoding sulfite exporter TauE/SafE family protein — translation MAVDPFTLAVLAALGLAIGFVGGLVGLVLGVVRFPLIFGAEASASVAAGTNIGISALGALAAAIRHMRQNNLHRRVFVVMAVTGAAGAFIGSRFTHVVPAQGLLLLVGAIVSYEAFSLIKSLGQKSAENPRPNLALESAIGLGVGFLGGLVGLVLGSIRLPAMINALKMEPRVAVGTNLAASAAMGAAGLIGHILNGEVDYEVLGVMGATAMAGGFIGAKYTGRFGERTLKLMIGLVLVAVAAVMFWRALYS, via the coding sequence GTGGCCGTCGACCCATTTACGCTTGCCGTCCTTGCCGCGCTCGGGCTTGCCATCGGCTTTGTAGGCGGGCTAGTCGGGCTAGTCCTGGGCGTGGTGCGCTTTCCACTGATCTTTGGGGCCGAGGCTTCTGCAAGCGTGGCGGCAGGAACCAACATCGGGATAAGCGCGCTTGGCGCCCTGGCGGCCGCAATCCGGCACATGCGGCAAAACAACTTGCACCGGCGCGTGTTTGTAGTGATGGCAGTAACGGGCGCGGCAGGCGCGTTTATCGGGTCGCGATTTACACACGTCGTGCCAGCGCAGGGGCTGTTGTTGCTTGTTGGCGCAATAGTGTCGTACGAGGCGTTTTCGCTCATCAAGAGCCTGGGTCAAAAGAGTGCGGAAAACCCGCGCCCAAACCTTGCCCTTGAATCTGCAATAGGCCTGGGAGTGGGCTTTCTTGGAGGGCTCGTGGGACTCGTGCTTGGGAGCATCAGGCTTCCTGCCATGATAAACGCGCTAAAGATGGAGCCAAGGGTTGCAGTCGGCACGAACCTTGCCGCGTCTGCCGCAATGGGCGCGGCAGGCCTCATCGGCCACATCCTGAACGGCGAGGTGGACTATGAGGTGCTCGGCGTGATGGGCGCGACTGCTATGGCAGGAGGCTTTATCGGAGCAAAATACACAGGCAGGTTTGGCGAGCGGACGCTCAAGCTCATGATAGGGCTCGTTCTGGTTGCGGTCGCCGCGGTAATGTTCTGGCGCGCCCTGTACAGTTAG
- the crcB gene encoding fluoride efflux transporter CrcB, translating to MKGIEFALLAAGAVAGAFLRYRMAESPVVLGTLPVNVLIINIAGSFILGVFSILAAVWNLDSRYSLLVAIGFCGSLTTMSSFALETNNLLENKQLGLVALNIAANVGLSIGAVIGGRSVASVLLRGGLD from the coding sequence ATGAAAGGAATAGAGTTTGCGTTGCTTGCAGCAGGCGCGGTCGCCGGCGCGTTCCTGCGCTACAGGATGGCCGAGTCGCCGGTGGTGCTTGGCACGCTCCCGGTAAACGTGCTGATAATCAACATCGCAGGCAGCTTTATTCTGGGCGTGTTTTCAATACTTGCGGCGGTGTGGAACCTCGACTCTCGCTACTCGCTCTTGGTGGCAATCGGCTTTTGCGGCTCGCTTACCACCATGTCGTCGTTTGCGCTAGAGACAAACAACCTGCTTGAGAACAAACAGCTTGGCCTAGTCGCCCTCAACATTGCGGCCAACGTCGGGCTGTCCATAGGCGCGGTGATTGGAGGCAGGTCCGTTGCAAGCGTGCTACTAAGAGGAGGTCTGGACTAA
- a CDS encoding DUF190 domain-containing protein: protein MVARKMVALVIRIKKNDSFEGKRLERVLLDFFIRSGIDGATVWTGVNGFGKRGRSKVQIEGITVNMPLLIEVVDERKKIEPLLIEIKRMVDDNGLVTLHDVDVL from the coding sequence ATGGTTGCAAGAAAGATGGTCGCGCTCGTGATAAGGATAAAGAAAAACGACAGCTTTGAGGGCAAGCGACTGGAAAGGGTTCTTTTAGATTTTTTCATAAGGTCCGGGATTGACGGCGCCACGGTCTGGACAGGCGTCAACGGTTTTGGCAAGCGTGGCAGGTCAAAAGTGCAGATAGAGGGGATCACGGTCAACATGCCGCTTCTAATAGAAGTAGTCGACGAGAGGAAAAAGATAGAGCCGCTGCTCATAGAAATAAAGAGGATGGTGGACGACAACGGCCTTGTCACCCTCCACGACGTCGACGTGCTGTAG
- a CDS encoding cation diffusion facilitator family transporter, giving the protein MDKSAVFNEARKAAWVSIWTLIAIGIAEVLLSFFTSSLTLFADGLDSLADALVSFVVWFGIRMIHRPKSRLFPFGYTKIESFAAFVAAVIILFLGGFIVYNAYQHFLHPEPVGNYPVTMAALAGAGAVSLHRAFKVRSVAKKYDLISLNLDAKNSIKDGTASFVGLTSVIAAFFGIPYMDAIGSIMIAGYIFYMAFTALKESTLVLVDAVKNPEMQAEMILHIERKFNVKVEKILLRPAGQEFYAQVHVELDKNMSLDKANELMAKIRASVMSEFETEDTVVIPKPV; this is encoded by the coding sequence TTGGACAAGTCTGCGGTTTTCAACGAGGCTAGGAAGGCGGCATGGGTCTCCATATGGACGCTGATAGCAATAGGCATCGCCGAAGTCCTGCTCTCATTTTTCACAAGTAGCCTCACGCTCTTTGCCGACGGCCTTGACTCGCTTGCAGACGCGCTTGTCTCGTTTGTCGTCTGGTTTGGCATACGGATGATCCACCGGCCAAAGAGCAGGCTGTTTCCCTTTGGCTACACCAAGATAGAGAGTTTCGCAGCTTTCGTTGCTGCAGTCATCATCCTGTTCCTTGGCGGCTTTATAGTATACAATGCATACCAGCATTTCCTCCATCCCGAGCCGGTCGGCAACTACCCCGTCACGATGGCGGCCCTTGCAGGTGCCGGTGCGGTGTCGCTCCACAGAGCGTTCAAGGTGCGAAGCGTCGCCAAAAAGTACGACCTCATATCGCTCAACCTCGACGCCAAGAACTCAATAAAGGACGGCACCGCCTCGTTCGTGGGCCTTACAAGCGTCATTGCGGCGTTCTTTGGCATCCCCTACATGGACGCAATCGGCAGCATCATGATAGCTGGGTATATCTTTTACATGGCGTTTACCGCGCTGAAAGAGTCGACACTCGTGCTTGTCGACGCCGTCAAGAACCCCGAGATGCAGGCCGAGATGATCCTCCACATAGAGAGGAAATTCAATGTAAAGGTGGAAAAGATACTCCTCCGGCCCGCAGGTCAGGAATTCTACGCGCAGGTGCACGTGGAGCTTGACAAGAACATGAGCCTTGACAAGGCAAACGAGCTGATGGCCAAAATACGCGCATCGGTAATGTCAGAGTTTGAGACAGAGGACACCGTGGTAATTCCAAAGCCGGTCTAG
- a CDS encoding DsbA family protein, protein MRKNNKNVLIAVIAAGLIVAAGAGAFFATTFAQKPQSDEEFVRMVFQKMQSPTIAAAPVLGNANAPVTIVEFGDYLCTFCHRFHEDTKDKLVADYVETGKARFVFKDFPINDHLDGGSSLGAQASYCAADQGKFWEFHDFMYNNWGGERAGWITKENMVDFAQKVGVSNVDQFKSCLDSGKYAGVVRDNYNLAKTVGLNATPSFVIIPANGQPEPIIGAQPYRVFQETLDKYTTTSG, encoded by the coding sequence ATGCGCAAGAATAACAAGAACGTCCTCATTGCAGTCATTGCGGCTGGCCTCATAGTTGCGGCAGGCGCCGGCGCGTTCTTTGCAACCACTTTTGCGCAAAAGCCGCAGAGCGACGAGGAGTTTGTCAGGATGGTATTTCAGAAAATGCAGTCGCCCACAATCGCGGCCGCCCCAGTGCTTGGAAACGCAAACGCCCCGGTGACGATTGTGGAGTTTGGCGACTATTTGTGCACGTTCTGCCACAGGTTCCACGAGGACACCAAGGACAAGCTCGTAGCAGACTATGTCGAAACAGGCAAGGCCAGGTTCGTCTTCAAGGACTTTCCGATAAACGACCACCTCGATGGCGGCTCGTCTCTTGGCGCGCAGGCGTCGTACTGCGCAGCCGACCAGGGCAAGTTCTGGGAGTTCCATGATTTCATGTACAACAACTGGGGAGGCGAAAGGGCAGGATGGATAACCAAGGAGAACATGGTCGACTTTGCCCAGAAGGTGGGTGTTTCCAACGTTGACCAGTTCAAGTCATGCCTCGACTCTGGCAAATACGCAGGCGTTGTCAGGGACAACTATAACCTGGCCAAGACCGTCGGGCTGAACGCGACTCCCAGCTTTGTCATAATCCCGGCAAACGGCCAACCTGAGCCCATCATAGGCGCACAGCCCTACAGGGTATTCCAAGAGACGCTGGACAAGTACACTACTACTAGCGGCTGA